The nucleotide window GATTCATTTAGATGTTCTTAAAGAACAAAAGAGTACTGAGAAGTTCTTAAAAGATTTGCCTAAAGGGGATAAAAAAGACGATTTGAAGTCACAATTTGCAGATTATGTTAATGATTATATTCCACATCTAGAATCGTGCTTTAAGGGTGCTGATGTTGATGAAATTTACAATAAATTTATAAATAGTAAATATGCTGATAATTTTAAGATGCTTAGAAAATCTGATAGTCCTGCTGCGGGAAACCAAGCAGGTAATGCATCAAGTATGCCAAGTGCAACTCCAGATGCTACTACTACCAGTAATCCTTAAGTTAAAAGACTAAATATAAATTAATATAAGTTAAGCCTTGGATCATAAGATTTAAGGCTTAGTATTTATATACAAATGTCTAAAGGTATTTTGATAGGTGTTTATTGATAAAAATTAAATAAAAATTTAAAAACATCAAATAACAAATAAATACAAAGTAAATATATTAACATACATATGTAAATAATAGTTTTTTAAGATCATGATTATATGATAATATAATGGTATCATAGTGTTGTCCAATTATTTAATAATTTAATAATATGTTAATTTTTTATTCATTTTAAAAAGGGAGATGTTTATATGTTAGGAGCAAAACGTTTCAGTTTATTAATAGCATTAATATTAATGTTATTGCTGCTACTAATAAGTTGTAATCCAAACATTTCATCGATGCATGATAACAAAAGCAAGGATTTATTGGGCCTTGGAAAGGAGGATGGTCATGAATTTAAGTTTAAGGAGCTTTTTGACAAGTTTGGCTTACCACTTGATGATCAAGTTGTAGTTGATAATATAAAAAAAATAGTGACTGATCCTAATATTGGCGTTGATGAGGGTTATAGGACATATAATGATCTTGAATTTTATAATTTGCTCAATGTTTTAGGACCTATTAGGCTTAAAGAAATGATTGAAAATTATTGTGAAGTTGATAAAAGACAACGTGAGCTTCAAGATGCATTTGAGCGAGTTTTAAATAATATGATTAATATCAAAAAAGTAGGACAATTACAGGCTGTGCTTAATACTAATATAGATAATTATTTGTTGCAAGTAAAGAAGTTATTTAATTACTTTAGTGCTGATGATGTTTATGCTCAAATTGTTGATGAGGATAATATTGCTCGGATGATTGAGCGGGCAACTGTTCAGATATCTAGACTTAGACTTTATATTAGAGGTGATGCTGATGCTAATGATGTATATTTACAGCTCTCGGTTAGTGAGCAAGATGCAATTGATGCTATTAAGAGAATAGTAACTGACCGTTCTGTTGCTGATGGATATAATTACAAGACATATACTGATTCTGAATTTTATGATTTATTAAATTTGTTAGATATCTTTAAGGTGAAGAGAATGATCAAAGCTTATGTGAGGCAGGTAAAAATTCTAGATTCAGATTATGCAGTAGCTAAGGCAGCTGTTGAGAGTCTTGAGAGTGTAGAGGTTAGGCAAAGATTGTTAGTAATTATGAAGCATTTTTATGATCATTACAAGGTGGTTATAAAATCGATATTTAATGATAGTAAGGAAAATAGTGAATCTATATGTCAAAAATTATTGGATCTTAACTATGATGCTAAGTTTATTAATGCTATTAACATTGCTCGTACTGTTAATAGATTTGAAGCTATATTCGAAAATCTCTTAGATGATCAAAAATCGGTACTTGAATATATTCAAAATATTGGTCTACCATCTTCTCTTATTTTAAATTTTAAGATCATTGTAGCTAATTTAGGTGCTCTTAAGGTTAAAGAGATTATGAGCTTTCATGCAGAAGTTTTTCTAGCAAAAGAAAGTGCTAAAGCAGCTTTAGCAAATACTTCTTCTTTTCCGTCAAAAATAGCCTTAGAAAAGCAGTTTAATGAACTTGAGTATGATTATCATTTGTATTTAAAAAAGTGTTTTCAAGGTGCTGGTTATGCTAATGAGATTGATAAGCTAACTGCTAGTAGTAAATATATTCGTGACTTTAATAAAATTGAAGAAACCGTTTTAAATCTTTATTAAAGTAATTCAAGTAAATTCAGACTTCTTTAGGTAAGTTTTGTGGATACTTTTAAAGTATAGTATTAAGTAATGTAGCCTTGAGGATTTGTCAAGATAAGTTTTAGATCTTATAAGTTAATGAGTTAATTTAGGTCTAATATCTAGCCTTAGATATATTTATAAATAATTAAATTGATAAAAAATATGTATAGGTTAAATATATGAATGTATGTGTCGCTAATAATGCTTTATCATTTATGATATTATGGTAGTATGATTGTGTTGTAGCATCTCAGCCTTGTAATTAGTTTTTTTCTTATAATTAGTTTTTTTGATAATTTATTTAATTGATTTTAAAAAGGAGACATTTATATGTTAGGGTTTAAACGTTTCAATTTATTAGTAGCATTAATATTTATATCATTGTTATTGTTATTGTTATTAATAAGTTGTAATCCAAATAGTGAGTTGAGGGGTAATTTAAACGAAATGGGAGTAAACGTTGGCGAGGATTATAATGAGCTTCAGCTTAAGATGCTTATTAACACATTTGCGTTAATGAATGAAGAGCAAGCTGCTTTGGATAAGATACGAAGCATAGTAACTAGTCCTGAGATTGGTGCTTCTAAAGGTTATAAGACATATAGTGTCTTTGAATTTTATGATTTTTTAAAGACTCTTGGAGTTTTGGATGCTAAGAAAGTTATTAGGAATTATTTAAAAGTTGATAAAAGACAACGCGAGCTTCAAGATGCATTTGAGGAGTCTTTATATAGTATTTATGATTTAGATAAAAGAGAGCAATTGCAAATACAGCTTGATGAGCAAAAAAATAGTTGTTCGTTGCGATTAAAGCAGTTATTTAGTGATGAGGATGTTTATAGTGTATATGTTAAAATTGCTGATGATAATTATGTTAAGCAGGCAGTTGAGCATACAGCTGTTGGTTTAGCTAAACTTAGATCTCAGGTTAGAGGTGTTGTTGAGGATGGAGATGTATATTTACGGCTTTCATTTCATGAGCAAAATGTAATTGATGAAATTAAAGGCATAGTAACTAATCCTTATATTGCTAGTTATGATGGTTATAAGACATATACTGAGTCTCAGTTTTATGATTTATTAAATACCATGGGCATTTCCAATGTTACTGAACTTATAATACTTTATGAAAGGTATTTAAGAATTAGGGCTATAGATTATTCAGATATTAAAGCAGAGCTAGAGAGCATTGAGGACTTAGATATTAGGTCAGAATTACAACAACATCTTGCTTATGTATCGCGTATTTACCAGGTATCTTTAAAAGGGGCATTCAGTGATTTTAATCTTGACCTTGTGTTTAAGGTGTTAAAGGAAAATCGTGATTCTGTGTTTGTTGATATTTATAATTGTATTGAGTATGTTAAAGTATTTGAAGAGATATACAAGAAATTATCAATTATTGAAAAAAACGCAGTTAGATATATGCAAAATATTAATCTTAACTATCGTCAAAATATTGGGTCAAGACCTTGTAATATAAGCTTTAAAATTGTGTTAGGTGGCTTAGGTTTGTCTAAGGTTAAAGAGATTCTTGATGTTCATTTAAAAACATTACAGGCAAGAGACACTGCTCGCTCAATACTTATGCAAGTCCCTGTAAGCGAGGTAAAACAGATTATAGAAAAACATTTTGATAAGCTTGTGCTTGGTTATGATTCGTATTTAAAACAGTGCTTTTACAATGCTGTTAGTTATCAAGATGTTTATAATAGGATGTTTGATGATAAATATATGAAGAGTTTTATACAAGTGCAAGCGGAAGCCTCACTAAAACTTTACCCAAAAAGGTGAGTAAGCTAAAGGTTGATTAAACATTTACAGGTAATAAGGTTTCAGGTAATCTTTAAATTAATTTAAATGAATAATTAAATAATAATTATTTATAATATAAAGATATGAGGGGTAGATCTTAAGTTTTTATAATTTAAGGTTTTAATTTATATCTATGATGATATTGTGGTATTGTAATTGTGTTTGAATACTATAATATCATTATT belongs to Borrelia coriaceae and includes:
- a CDS encoding BTA121 domain-containing protein surface lipoprotein — its product is MLGAKRFSLLIALILMLLLLLISCNPNISSMHDNKSKDLLGLGKEDGHEFKFKELFDKFGLPLDDQVVVDNIKKIVTDPNIGVDEGYRTYNDLEFYNLLNVLGPIRLKEMIENYCEVDKRQRELQDAFERVLNNMINIKKVGQLQAVLNTNIDNYLLQVKKLFNYFSADDVYAQIVDEDNIARMIERATVQISRLRLYIRGDADANDVYLQLSVSEQDAIDAIKRIVTDRSVADGYNYKTYTDSEFYDLLNLLDIFKVKRMIKAYVRQVKILDSDYAVAKAAVESLESVEVRQRLLVIMKHFYDHYKVVIKSIFNDSKENSESICQKLLDLNYDAKFINAINIARTVNRFEAIFENLLDDQKSVLEYIQNIGLPSSLILNFKIIVANLGALKVKEIMSFHAEVFLAKESAKAALANTSSFPSKIALEKQFNELEYDYHLYLKKCFQGAGYANEIDKLTASSKYIRDFNKIEETVLNLY
- a CDS encoding BTA121 domain-containing protein surface lipoprotein → MLGFKRFNLLVALIFISLLLLLLLISCNPNSELRGNLNEMGVNVGEDYNELQLKMLINTFALMNEEQAALDKIRSIVTSPEIGASKGYKTYSVFEFYDFLKTLGVLDAKKVIRNYLKVDKRQRELQDAFEESLYSIYDLDKREQLQIQLDEQKNSCSLRLKQLFSDEDVYSVYVKIADDNYVKQAVEHTAVGLAKLRSQVRGVVEDGDVYLRLSFHEQNVIDEIKGIVTNPYIASYDGYKTYTESQFYDLLNTMGISNVTELIILYERYLRIRAIDYSDIKAELESIEDLDIRSELQQHLAYVSRIYQVSLKGAFSDFNLDLVFKVLKENRDSVFVDIYNCIEYVKVFEEIYKKLSIIEKNAVRYMQNINLNYRQNIGSRPCNISFKIVLGGLGLSKVKEILDVHLKTLQARDTARSILMQVPVSEVKQIIEKHFDKLVLGYDSYLKQCFYNAVSYQDVYNRMFDDKYMKSFIQVQAEASLKLYPKR